GATGTTGCAACTGGTGGCATCGTGCGTGGCATTATTTCATCTTTTGATTTAGCTCACGTAGTTAAATGCGCAAATTATGTGATTAGGTGTCATCAATTAGCTATAGTGCTTAATCGTCACTGACCCCTTTTGTTTGCACTTTTATGTTTCtagtttttcatatttttttgctattgctctaattttttttacaactaaTAGTAGGAAGTTCAAGTATAGTTTGACAAAAGAAAGGTTTTGACATATGAATATAATAATATAGCATAACTAATTTTCTCTGCAAAAGGCATTACTTTTCCATTAATTgagttttctcctttttttgcaATTTAATATCCAAATTATCCTAGGACAGATCAACTTGGAGACCAACCTGAAATCCTAGTTGAAATGTAGGAATTTTTATAGGACATCATAAATTCATAATGTCAGTTTTGCTACTGAAAATCCACTGTTGCAAACAGTTGGTGGATTAATTATTATCCTATTTCCAACAGAATAAATGATGGATCAACAATGAAAGAGGCCTTAAAAAACATGTCTATCTTGTTTAATTTGGCAGATGATCCGTCAAATCATCTTAATCTTAGGCAGCAGAAGTCAAGGGTGTAAATCCAATCATTTAAGAATCATTTTCGGACCCGCGTGGGCTTGAAAATGCTGTCAGCCAGCACAAGAAGCCTAACATTCCATTTTTGCAAAATCCATTTTCATATATTGTTTCGTATCATCAATTTTTCTCACAAAAATTGTTGTTTCAGAAGAACTTATTCGTCTTGAAGTTAAAgataattcaaattttgaccTGTAATTTGGCCCGGATCAGCAAACTCCTCGTGAACATTTGGGCCGATTTGGTTGGGAAAATATGATCAAATGGGCCTTTTCATTCATGGTGGAGATGCCTCGAGAAATGCATCTCCACTGATGATACCCTTACCAATTGGAAATTTATTATGCAAAGGGATTATACTACAAAAAAATGGATTGTCTAAACTTTCTGAAATTTTATGTTTATCCCTATGTACATTCTGTTACGAATCCCATAAGGgtttttcatataaaattcgtgtctccgttgtgcatctattttcataacacaTTCGGTGGTGGTTATTGTGCATGAGGACAAATTCATGTATTTCAAACATGTTAGAACGGAGTAGAGGATTTCCAATAGAAATTCAGAGAATTTGCACGGTATTTCTGTCTTTCTTCCATtccttctttctcttttttttttcattgctaAAGTTTCCACAAAGTACTAGGCCATGGAAAGTGATTTTAACAATGCTACTCATTGACACAAACAATCTTTCGGAGTTACATGGCAGAGCAGgatcctgtttttttttttctgaaaactaCTGAAAACAAGCAGTTTAAAAAGGCATTGAgaaattcttctttttttttagacaaGGAAGATGGATCACATCCTGGAAGGCATTGAGAAATGCCTTGCCAGTTTCAATCAAATAATCACATTGTTGCTCAAGACAGCAATGCAGAAAAATTACAAGAACATTCACAACCAGAAATGAGCAGCATCCAAACTGAAATGCAATTGCCATCACCACTATGTGACCAGGTAAACAGGGCCAAATGCCTCCCTTTTCATCACTCCATAGTTCACCTGGTCAAGCTGCATGTAAGGCTGATGATGATCATCCTCCTCGtagtccaccgccgccgccaccgccgtcgccgcggcggcgaagcagtcggcggcggtgtgcCGGATCACCTGGACAAGGTTGCTGCATTCCTCCATGATCTGGCTGCTGGAGAGGAGAATGCTGCGGGTTTTGTGGCTCCTGGTATGATGAGCCTTGATGTTGTCAGGTTTCTTGTGCTTCTTCATCTTGTTCTGAAACTTTGACAGGAAGGTCAGGTATCTCTTCTTCCATGGCTTGCTcttcacagcagcagcagcttgggAACCTGAAATGTTGCCTTGCTGATGCTTTGTTGATTCACCTGCTATCTGAAGACAAGTGCAATGGATCAAGGTTTAGATTTTGAGACatattcatgatttttttaactcTTGCAGTGTTGATTCTCCCAGCAAATTTGCACAGAACTTGAAGCAAGATGTAGTGTGGAAGACTGAAAACATGGGAATAAAAAGGCCATGCAAAACTTGCAGAATTCTTGTAATCTAAACATTAGCATCAAGTAGAATCACCTTGGAAAGACCATGCTGAGGATCATGAGTAGCCCTCCCATGGCAactcttcttcttcatcttcagCAGCCAAAGATCACTAGCAGAGGATGAATGAAACCCTCACAAGCTATCAGAAGAAAATTTCTAGTTCATGGACTACATGTGACTTCTGAGACATCCTAAAACTCAAGGTACAATGCATCAGAAAGTGTACTATTAGCACTTAGTACTTTTTTTGCAGAAAGCAATGCCTCACGCTGTCAGTGGCAGTTGGCAGGTAATAGTAAAGCACCAAGGCAGCAGGATGCATAAAAACAGCAGCTGCAGTAGGGTGAAGGCACTGATTAAATAGGATGCTACAAAATACCCTTTGCACTTGTATTATGGTACTTTATCTAAGAATATAGTAGCAACTTCTCCACTTACTCTCTCGTCTCAACTGATCACAACCGTCTCTCATCTAATTTCTTCATCTACTTCCGCCTCTGAACAGATCACAACCATCCCTTGTATAATCCTATCTAATTTCTTAATTATCGTGCAAAACTCAAGAAATCCTTATAGTTTGGTATGGAGGGGTAGGTCATATCAACAATTTGAAGGTTGTATTTTTGTCCCCCACAGTGTTCAATGCTGGTGTTTGAGTGTTTGGGCCTAGCTTGAACTTAAACCTCATTTTGGAGTACAATATCAATAGCACAAAATTGCAGCAACACATTCTATTATAGAAGCTAAAtttaacaaacaaacaaaaaaaaagctgaAAAGTCTATCCTTCACTTGGGGTTTGGAAATCATATGGCCAATGAGACAAAACATCTTGGACAGTACTACAATGTATGTAGGGCATGAGGACAGTAGTACCTTTGTAGTTCATGAATGGAAGTGTGCGCCATGCAGAGTTGCAGACTGAATCTTTTGAGACAAGTTCTGAACTGAAGATTTGTCAAGGGAGTTGAGACAAGCACATGTGTTAAGAGGGGCATGTGACACTGCAGATTTCACGGCTTAATGCATTGGACGCATATATGATAATATGATTATTTTCATGGCATTTTGTTTGTACATTGTGCCTGTGAGGCTATGACATTGGCCGCCACAAGATCATTGTCGCTTATGACCATATGGACCAATGCGTCGAGATTTTGTGTATGGAAATTTTTCTGTGAGTATAATGCAGTCAAACCTCCAAATCTTGAATGATTAATTGATACAGAAATATTAGGATTTGGTATGTGAAAATGGTATTGGTAGATTTGTCATGAAAACTACCTATAGTAATTGGAGTAGTttttatactccatccgtttcataatataagtcattatagcattactcacattcatatagatgttaatgaatctagacacacatatttatctagattcattaacatctatatgaatatgagcaatgctagaatgacttacattatgaaacggagggagtagctattataaacatatatatttaggGAAAAAATAGCAATGAAACATTTGTCTTGGAGACTGTAAATGTCTAAAACGATGAGTAAAAAAGAACGGAGGCAGTCGCATAGTAACACGGAGATTCTCCCTACTGGAGTAGAGATTCCTAGGTTTTTAGATCACTAGTGGCCTCTTGTCATTTTTGTCATAACTACACAGGAAGTGTGATAGTTAAGAACAGAACTGCAGTTCACAAGAACTTGTCCTGGACTGAAGCTCTACAACCTACAAGCAACAATTATGCGAAATTTCATGACGGTTAAACAAATGGTTGTTAGTGTTCAGAGACATGTTCGTCTTTTGCACAATACGCATCAACTGAAGAGACAAGTGTTACGGAGTTAGTACGAGTTATTTTCAGATGTTCAGCAAAGACATGCTGTGATGGTTTGATGAACTTTTCAGAAAATCCCCacttgaacaaaaaaaaaaaaaaactatctcaGCATTCACGTGTTACCAGTTAACAATCTATTCCTAGGATCTTACAAGCTCATGACTCGCAACAGTTGAGGAGAAATAGTAAACAAAATTGCTGCTTCCCAACCTTtgaaagaaaggggaaaattAGCTCAGATGTTCATGTTTTCTACAGCTGCACCCAAAAGATATATGAATTGGCTAGCTCTTGCCAGGCATTTCAGTCTTAAGAAGTTTGCGCACTTCACTCGCAGACAGTTTCTCCTTACCAGCCAGATCAGCAAGCTCGGCGATCGACCGTTTCTGTTTGCCGCTATTCCTGACAAATGGTGTGCCAGCACTGTCCCGAACGAACATCTTGCCAGAGGAATTGCCAGCATTGGGTTTATGATGTTTTTGCCTTTTGAAACTTGGTTTGTCTGAAAGGAAGCCTGGTGATTTCCTCTTGGCAGAGTTCTTCAGGAATGCCATGCTGGTCCCAGAATCTTCGTTCGTGGGTTTCTTGTTGCTTGATTCTTTCTCACAAGTTGTCTTCTCGGACTTTATCCTCTTGGTTTTGCCTACGTGGGATAAATCCTGCTTGTTGGTACTTGCATCTTCAGTAGTAACATCAGTCTTGTCTTTCTGTTTACGCTTCTTGGAAGGACTTCGAGAAGTGAGAAGTTCTTCAATGTTCTGCCCAGCGCCTTTACTGCTCAAGCCAAACTCCACTTGAAATTCTCTCTGAGTAGTTTCCTTCGATGTTTGGCTGGCCCTCCACTGATCAGGTCGCCTTGAATATCTGTTACAAATCAAATGGTAAGTTGACtaatatgagaaaaaaatgcaTAGCATGCTAAACAACAGAGAGACGAATTACCTGTCTACATCCAACTTCTTTAACAAGTGGAACCCATGTCTTGTCCTAGAAAGTTCAGTTTGCACAGCCAACAGCTCAACCACAATAGCCTCTTTATGAGAAAAATTACTGGCAGTAAAGCACTTCTCAACTAAGAATGAACCAGAAGGATTCATAGCAATCTCTCCATAGTGGCCTTGCAACCTGTCAGATCGCAAATGCTAGTAAGACAAGGTGCATACTCATGAAACCATACAGCAGATCTTTGCACCTTTCATTTCATTATTATTCTATGCCAAAAGGTACTGAAGTACTGAGCTAATCCATGCAGTTAGATGCCAAAGGTACTTCAACTTAACATATTACAGGCAAATAACCTGTGACTATATAACCTTACACATTGAATCTGACAGACAATAGTATTGAATGTAGTCATGTTGCAACCATGAAATGGCATATCTACGGAGATAGTGCAGGGCAGCacaccagcaaaaaaaaatatttaggtaGCCGAAGCCCACCTTCTACCATACTTGCCCACATGATCCAGTGCACTATACTATTGCAAACTTCAACATTCTACACTGCCTATTAAGTAGCACCATAAACAGAAATAATGAATACAAGGTTTGATTACTATTCAAAGGAGTGACAAGAGACATAATAGTGCTACTAGTGCTCCCCTAGCTTTACAGCTTTCTTGTAACATCAGCATTTTGTTAGGAGTATGATATGCCACGTCACTGAGAGATTTAAAAAAATGCAAGCGAATTAGAATATTACTGCGTAGAAAACATTTTGGGAATCATAAGAAACAATATTCAAAGAGTTGAGGTGCTTGGATAAGGCTTACTTTGCAAAAACTTTAAATTTCCGCTTTGCAGTAGCACTAGAACATAGAAAAGCCTCAAGAACACGGCTACCTCCTGAATCCTTGGAAATTTGGAGGATCTTGTTATCATCCATAGCCAGCAAACTTGCAACATATGGTCGAATATATTGCTGTACAGAATACACAAATAACTAGTAAGGTCCTCTAACCAATCCAGGTGTTGTCATACTTACAATACTACTGTTCAGGAAATAAGCAATTTCTGTAAGATGGCAATGAGACAAGATCATAAAAACAGAGGTACTACATCTTCCTATTGAATTGAGAAAGAAGTAAAGTACTTATCAACTTAGCATAGCAAGGCCAGAGAGATGAAGTTAATGAGACTGGAAGATGAAGATCAAAGCACAGAAAGGAACTGAATTGCGTAACAGACATGAAAAAAACATCATAAACAATGAACAATCAAGAGCACATGCTATTTAACTAGGGACATTGTAACCACAGAACAGTTAAGTGCTGTAACAAGAGCATGGCAGTTTTGACATACATGTGGGTATTGCAGAATTGATTGCAGCATCAGGCAACCCAGGACACTCATCTTTGCACCAAGAGGCCATTCCCAAGATGATTTCTGGTGGAGGTAGTTCTCAAGAAAAAGCATATGTGCAACAATGCTATCAGAAGATTCAGAATTTGAACTTAATGCTGCAGAAAGAACTTGGGAACTCTGCAGTTCAAATCATATGAGTTAGATATCATTGAGTCAAAACTAATTATCCATTATCGATGCAGAAATATTTAGTTGAAAAAGTGAAGACCTCAAGGCGTTTTGTTTCGAGCCTTTGGCATGCCGCTAAGATAGAAGCTACAACCCCCGCTTTCCCTAGTTCAAGCAACTCATTGATTCTGGAACCAAGTTCATCCCAAATTTGCTCCATCTATCAATGAAACAAGAATTACATCATTGAGGATTAGTCGGTTGTTGAACAAGGAAAATCTATAACTTAAATTATGTAGTTGACAAGCATTGGAAACAGAATAGGGTGGAATAGAATTATAATCACATAGTATGCACTATGCATTTTAGGCATGCACTCACACATGGACACAAGATTATTATCCTTCCCAAGATTAGCACATAAATTATGGTTCAGGAATCATGCATTGTTTGTCACACAAAAGGTAGTCTGACGGTGCATGTTgcattttgcaagttgaatatGACGATAAATTATAATTAATCTAACATAAGAAAGGAAGATGTGTCAAAAATCAGCATGTCCCTTAATTTGTGATGATGATTTATGGAATGCTCACTGACTCGATGCAATATGAATAGAGAGAAGAAAGCATTTATTTTGGTCCGGCCGATCAACTTGCTGTAAGGACATCTTTTTTAAGTGAAAGAAATTAATAAAATTGCCAATGAACATTTGAATGACATATACCTGGTCTGAGGTTTTAGCTGATGCTACCAAGGCTTGCACCACATAGTTACCACAGTGGTGAGATGAGATCGCAAATAGTGCACCCTTAAGAGTACCTGTCAGCATATTGTTGCGCAGTTCCTCAGGGGCAACCTCCACGATGACCTGCCATTTAGATCCATGAATATTTTCCATGTCTACCAAGTTGAAGGATGATCAAGATTTGACCACCACTTGCTAATGCCTCTTAGTGGCTTTCAATTTTCCATGCAATTTGAAATTGTCTATCATGCCAGCAAGAACAACATGATCTATACAGATGAATGTCTTAAGCATAAAAAAGTGTGAAATACATCACTTGACTCTCACTGAACAGATAGCTAAAAAAGCATACCTCCAAGAGATGGCTGTAAGCAGTATCTTCAAGTAAAGCAATAATTTCATTCTTTTGTTCACTACGATCTTTTTTCTGTGCAGTGTCATCCTCATCAAAACCAAGAAGAATTGATATTATATAATTCAATTCATGATCATCACCAGCTGATAATTTAAGTGCAGTCTGCCAAAGCatacaatatatataataagcaaGAGCCCAGTAAGTAAAATCCAAATTGTTtacataaaattatattattatgGAATACAATAGAAACCAACCTGTAACACAAGGCTACTGTTTTTGTCAGTTTCTAAACTCGCAATATCATCTTTTGCATTTTGCAGCATTTCCCTGACAAAAGACTTAAAAATGTCTGAAAACCCACATCCTTGGTTCTTGGGATCGCTTCCACCTGATCGAGTTGAACCACAACTTAATCTCTCAGCGAGAACTGCAGATCTCTTTGTAGTGTGGAAGTCTTGCAGTGATTGCAAGGGAACTCCCTTACAAAGACAAAGAAGCGTCCGTAACACATGTGATCCATAGCAGCTTGACATCACATTAGCAGCATCTCCAGCAATGACCTGTAGCAACAATTCAAAAGTGAGTTCCACTGGTACCATGGGAAAAAAGCACAGAACCAACTGAAAAACATACCTTGCATATCCTAATCAATATATCTTCTATAATGCCCCTGGAGGCCTCATCTTCAAGATGTGTTGCTAGAGACTTGAGAGCTGCTTCAGCCACGTGTGATCCAAATTTATCGACGGCAATAATATGAAAAGATTCGATGGAATTGTGAAGGAACACACATAGCTGCTCCAATTCACAACCTTCTACAAGAACCTGCAAAGTGTGGCTTATTGGACCGTCAGTAGCAAGTTCAAGCTCTTTCCCTTTAGTTTCTTCTAATGCATTGGCACATATAGTTGCACGCTCCTCCAAATCAATTTCCTTATTGTCAAATAGGTAAGAAATCTCCAAAAAGTACTTTGCAGTTTCTGGATCAACCCTTTTCCTGAGAAATGTCCACAAAAGATACAGAACTCCCCTTCAGAACTTAGCATCCGCGTGCATATAACTAGGCTATCTCACTTGCATAATTAATGGGGCATGAATATTTTGAAAACAAAGAGTCATACCTGAGAAAATTTGTTACTGGCTTTGATGCCTTGGAGGGCAGTAATGTATTATCATTCTTCATATGGCCAGGATTCATCTCTATGGAACTATCTGAATGGCAACTCTTCCCACGCCCTTTGCTCTTCTTCCCATCCCCACTCTTCTTCCTCCCATGTTTAGCTTTCTCAGCTGAAGGTCTGTTGCTTGAACTAGAACCCCCTTTTCGAGGCTTCTCACTCTTAtccttccttcctctcctcATCGGTAAGCTGTCATCAATATCTCCCTCAGGCAAACACCTTTGTTTGTCACCCTTCCGTCGAAGAGCCTTTGACCCAAAACAAACCATGGTAAAGATGCACCTCGACAGTAACTGCAAACCATTGAGACGAGGGCAGATGAAGCATAAATGCATAATCAGCATTCTCAAAGTAGTTTCAGAGAAGGAACAAGTTTCAACAAACAAAACCCCACACAAACAATGTCTTTGGAGGCACTAGTGGAAATTAGTGCTTTCTCATGTCAGCGTATCCTCGACAGCAAAAAAGTAAACGGCGAATTCATCCCGGAGATATTTTCTAAACCAATCAAGCAATGAAATCACCTGTTATGCTTTCTATCGAAGCAGCGCACAAAGCCTTTTATgattgtataaaaaaaataaaagtaaaatatCAAGCAATGAACTCGCCAAGACCACATCAATAGTTGTGTTTTGTATGATCTTCCCAAGTCagctctttctcttttcttgaaACAATCTAAGCTAAAAAATCAACTGGACAGTAACAGGCAAGTGAATCTTCAAAAGCATTCCCAGTTCAAGCTATTTACATATCACCGCTACACTTTTGAAGATAATCAACAGAAATTGAAACAGCTCAGCTCTTGCTATACATTGTCCATTACTCCCACACTAAGCAAGAACCAATCACTCCATTGTCCCCAACACGCTCGATGGCCAAGCAAGCCATAACTAGTGCAGGAATTTGGAGACGGGGTTACAACATgtcaaaagataaaaaataaatctccaCAATAGCGGAAATCAAGTGTTAAAGTTAGCACCTAATCAAACCAGTAAAACTCATTTTACGACGAGAAGTACAGAGCTCTGTCAGTCGAATCAAAAACATCGAGGCATTTGGCTAAGGGGGAAGAGTATCCATCCACCTTTTTCTCACTGGAAACGCGTTCTCCCGCGGCGTGGCTGCTTCCTCCGCCGATGGACTCCCCCTTGCTTTCGGCTCTGCCGCCTGGCCGGTCGGCGGCGCCTTTGCTGTCCAGGCGACGCGGGAGACCAGCACAGGGACCGGAGCGGGGGCCTGTGGACTGCGCTCAGCGGTCGCCGGGCGGGTGGGCGGagggccggggagggaggcggcggcggagggcggccggaggcggggcGGGAGAACGGCGGGACGACGGCAGGGCGAGGGCGAAGAGAAGAGATAGTTTGTCAGGTCGGGCCTTTAGGGCACCAAATGGGCCAGATGGGTTGGATGGGCCGTGGGCCTTTGGATGTTGGTTGGGCTGGGTTTTGATGCCGATTTGCTAATTCGCGCACGCGCCGCGCCAGCTGTCGCCTCACCACACGCcagtttttcccttttttttaggCGAAATCTAAACCGAGAATAACCAGTGACGAACCAATTTGTGAGAAGGACTGCTACACGTGCTGACGTGCATACTTGTTTTTCCTCTTAGACATGCATGCCTTTTTCCTCCTTCttataaagttttctctcaaattacttatccgatctacaatccgattatACCATTgggttcgttacaattaaatcttcacaacaaaatcttacatgattatattacgatgaaaaaatatttatatttgtaaattacttttattatatacataagttacttttatcatatatataaaataattttagatttgactaagttacttcttagatcttattataaatatttaattgttacgaacacaacggtgtaatcggatcgtagattggatgagtagtttaagagaaaattttatttgaagtataggtggataggATCTCTcatagatggagtggtagctgatttagataaaccagctaccactagctgtgtagtcacgttCATCATGGCAAATctaaagtaaattcaataaagtctaaaagtaatttacatatattataaaagtatctTAAAACAAAACGAAAACATACTATTGCATTTTTTAAGTTGAAAGGAAACACTAGATGGAGTACAAACTAGTTACCACTAGttgtgtagtcacgtccaatgaaaaaaaaatgcatgcattaaagttactttctttttgttataagctACGGagtacttctataatatatgtaaatttattttaagctttattgaatttacttttatatgtcgaagaagtaatttagtgaaatctaaaagtaatttagatatattataaaagtaatttataatttttcatcaaaatataatcatgtgagattttgttataaagatttaattgttacgaacacaacggtgtaatcggatcgtagattggatgagtagtttaagagaaaattttattagaagtataggtggataggGTCTCTCATAGATAGAGTGGTAGCTGAtttagacaaaccagctaccactagctgtgtagtcacgtccttTTTCTTTTCGCCTCCTTCACGCTAGGTTTTCCGTTTTCTTTTTTGCGTTTTTTTTCATTCTCTTTTTGCGGTTTTTtcatattactttttttaatctttagcacacgtatttttacaaatgttttaagttgaaagtttttaaatcttgatttgaaagttttcaaatcttaacttaaaaatCTTCAAATCTGTActtgaaattttcaaatctcgagttgaaagttttcgaatctgagttgaaagttttcaaaatttgtcttacaaatttaaattttgagttgaaaattttcaaa
Above is a window of Oryza sativa Japonica Group chromosome 10, ASM3414082v1 DNA encoding:
- the LOC9266891 gene encoding uncharacterized protein; translation: MKKKSCHGRATHDPQHGLSKIAGESTKHQQGNISGSQAAAAVKSKPWKKRYLTFLSKFQNKMKKHKKPDNIKAHHTRSHKTRSILLSSSQIMEECSNLVQVIRHTAADCFAAAATAVAAAVDYEEDDHHQPYMQLDQVNYGVMKREAFGPVYLVT
- the LOC4348523 gene encoding pumilio homolog 23, with the translated sequence MVCFGSKALRRKGDKQRCLPEGDIDDSLPMRRGRKDKSEKPRKGGSSSSNRPSAEKAKHGRKKSGDGKKSKGRGKSCHSDSSIEMNPGHMKNDNTLLPSKASKPVTNFLRKRVDPETAKYFLEISYLFDNKEIDLEERATICANALEETKGKELELATDGPISHTLQVLVEGCELEQLCVFLHNSIESFHIIAVDKFGSHVAEAALKSLATHLEDEASRGIIEDILIRICKVIAGDAANVMSSCYGSHVLRTLLCLCKGVPLQSLQDFHTTKRSAVLAERLSCGSTRSGGSDPKNQGCGFSDIFKSFVREMLQNAKDDIASLETDKNSSLVLQTALKLSAGDDHELNYIISILLGFDEDDTAQKKDRSEQKNEIIALLEDTAYSHLLEVIVEVAPEELRNNMLTGTLKGALFAISSHHCGNYVVQALVASAKTSDQMEQIWDELGSRINELLELGKAGVVASILAACQRLETKRLESSQVLSAALSSNSESSDSIVAHMLFLENYLHQKSSWEWPLGAKMSVLGCLMLQSILQYPHQYIRPYVASLLAMDDNKILQISKDSGGSRVLEAFLCSSATAKRKFKVFAKLQGHYGEIAMNPSGSFLVEKCFTASNFSHKEAIVVELLAVQTELSRTRHGFHLLKKLDVDRYSRRPDQWRASQTSKETTQREFQVEFGLSSKGAGQNIEELLTSRSPSKKRKQKDKTDVTTEDASTNKQDLSHVGKTKRIKSEKTTCEKESSNKKPTNEDSGTSMAFLKNSAKRKSPGFLSDKPSFKRQKHHKPNAGNSSGKMFVRDSAGTPFVRNSGKQKRSIAELADLAGKEKLSASEVRKLLKTEMPGKS